The following proteins are co-located in the Rhea pennata isolate bPtePen1 chromosome 2, bPtePen1.pri, whole genome shotgun sequence genome:
- the CCK gene encoding cholecystokinin, translating into MYSGVCICVFLAVLSASSFGQQTAGSHNGNPLAAELEQSLTERHQQVRSPSSAGPLKPVPRLDGSIDQRANIGALLAKYLQQARKGPAGRISVMGNRVQSIDPTHRINDRDYMGWMDFGRRSAEEYEYSS; encoded by the exons ATGTACAGTGGTGTATGCATCTGCGTGTTCCTTGCTGTGCTCTCAGCGAGCTCTTTCGGACAGCAGACTGCGGGCTCGCACAATGGGAATCCACTGGCTGCCGAGCTTGAACAGAGCTTGACAGAACGGCACCAGCAGGTCCGTTCCCCTTCATCTGCCGGCCCGCTGAAACCTGTCCCACGGCTGGATGGAAGCATTGACCAAAGAGCTAACATCGGTGCTTTGTTGGCCAAGTATCTCCAGCAAGCCAGAAAAG GTCCTGCTGGAAGGATCTCTGTTATGGGAAACAGGGTACAGAGCATTGATCCTACACACAGGATAAATGACAGGGACTACATGGGCTGGATGGATTTTGGACGCCGCAGTGCTGAAGAATATGAGTACTCCTCCTAA